One Faecalicatena sp. Marseille-Q4148 DNA window includes the following coding sequences:
- a CDS encoding TIGR04141 family sporadically distributed protein: protein MKVNVFRIENDKVGDLTVELEDNGFECEADNEDKNSYSALYLRKKHSQNRGWLEYYQQLLSEEKFAYYTENIGSESVSGLFLIQKNDYSYAFSYGQTHFIVRKYCDKDFGLNLAERILDPQGLKMKHSQTFTSAGKKDITSYLQNRKLDDSRDYGEAFSYVKCKTIDKELWGESADFGESARFSFGKSFHLSPLELYRFTDEIEKALKAEVNIKLPRYHKVIDKNVLDSLNEELDKHFGDFVMDVDVSDYWLTGVSFNFSNDYRYSLKLFKTDLSDISDTLDINYIREAISDNKEKIKGKYNSIRVIFYNENDEALFSKKLKELLQITVEFNGKYYVFFQNEWVEFSESYVKFIQEQVDSINFHIKQSTNQTETELIDSLVASGKYTQLHKDNVYINGKYCIEKADLMDDESVVMIKDQHQQADLVYLVKQATTSLRLANAGEIGENVFNGRSVCLWMLVNRKRLTKLSDFKSFHLLDALNDFKKAAVALNLTPEIWISLEK from the coding sequence ATGAAGGTTAATGTTTTTAGAATTGAAAATGACAAAGTTGGTGATTTGACAGTTGAATTGGAAGATAATGGATTTGAATGTGAGGCAGATAATGAAGATAAAAATAGTTATTCGGCATTATATTTGCGAAAAAAACATTCCCAAAACAGAGGCTGGTTGGAATATTATCAGCAGTTATTATCAGAAGAAAAATTTGCATACTACACTGAAAATATAGGCAGTGAATCCGTTTCAGGACTTTTCCTAATACAGAAAAATGATTATTCATATGCATTTTCCTATGGACAGACGCATTTTATTGTTCGTAAATATTGTGATAAGGATTTTGGATTAAATCTTGCAGAACGAATCCTTGATCCACAAGGACTAAAAATGAAACATTCCCAAACATTTACGTCAGCTGGGAAAAAAGATATAACATCATATCTACAAAATAGAAAGCTTGATGATTCTCGTGATTATGGAGAAGCATTTAGTTATGTAAAATGTAAAACGATAGATAAGGAACTGTGGGGCGAAAGTGCTGATTTTGGTGAATCTGCACGATTTTCTTTTGGAAAAAGTTTTCATTTAAGTCCACTGGAACTTTATCGTTTTACGGATGAGATTGAAAAAGCATTGAAAGCAGAAGTAAATATTAAACTTCCAAGATATCATAAAGTTATTGATAAGAATGTTCTTGATTCTTTAAATGAAGAATTAGATAAACATTTTGGGGATTTTGTTATGGATGTTGATGTTAGTGATTACTGGTTGACAGGAGTTAGTTTTAATTTTTCGAATGATTATAGATATTCACTTAAACTCTTCAAAACGGATTTGTCAGATATTAGTGATACTTTGGATATAAATTATATTCGTGAAGCAATTTCTGATAATAAAGAAAAAATTAAAGGAAAATATAATTCTATCAGGGTAATATTTTATAATGAAAATGACGAAGCTTTATTTTCCAAGAAATTAAAGGAACTATTGCAAATTACTGTGGAGTTTAATGGAAAATATTATGTTTTCTTTCAAAATGAATGGGTTGAGTTTAGTGAATCATATGTTAAATTTATCCAAGAGCAAGTTGATAGTATTAATTTTCATATAAAACAATCTACAAATCAAACGGAAACGGAATTAATTGATTCGTTGGTAGCAAGTGGTAAATATACACAATTACACAAAGACAATGTGTATATTAATGGAAAATATTGCATAGAGAAGGCAGATCTTATGGATGATGAGAGCGTGGTTATGATAAAGGATCAGCATCAACAGGCAGATTTAGTTTATTTGGTAAAACAGGCTACAACATCTTTGAGATTAGCCAATGCGGGAGAAATAGGGGAAAATGTGTTTAATGGACGCAGTGTATGCTTATGGATGTTAGTTAATCGAAAGAGGTTAACCAAACTTTCAGATTTTAAATCATTTCATCTGTTGGATGCATTAAATGATTTTAAAAAGGCGGCGGTGGCTCTGAATTTAACACCAGAAATTTGGATTAGTTTGGAAAAATAA